Part of the Ziziphus jujuba cultivar Dongzao chromosome 8, ASM3175591v1 genome is shown below.
GATGATTAGAAATGAGTGGCTGACCATTCTACGAGGTGAACTTCGTATTTGAATatgtcccttttttttattattattatctttcaaCTGATCTGCATTACACCATTTTCGAGTTGTCATATCAAAATCAAAGACCATCAGTACTGCTTGTTAATTTTCATGATTGTGTGACAGGCAAGGCAATCGCTAACGGTCAGAGGCCTTTTCCCCATGCTTGCTGATCCTCGACATCCTGTAAGAATTATTTAgtgttatttgaatttcttttcccaCCATATGTACACGGAGAGTTGATGATACTGTCAAATAAATGgtaaatttttgttgttattcgATTTTATTGTGTCCTTAACATGGAAATAGATTGGAAGTTCTGCTTGAGACAGTCACTCTCATCTAACAATAAGGACTATCGCCTTTCAAGGATACACAATTAGTTTCATTGAATCTATGTTCCTATATTCATGTTTATGCAGGCTGAATCTACAAATGCAGCAAATGGATCCATCTTGAAAGTTGCTTTGGATCATGGGAAAGCCTCAGGTCTAATAAAGTCACATGACCGTGTTGTTGTTTGCCAGAAAGTAGGTGATGTATCTGTGGTGAAGATCATCGAGCTTGAAGATTAGACTTTATTTTGATCTTTACGAACATTTTCCAGCTTACTAGTTTGAAAATAAGCAATGGTATACAACATGCATAAGAGAGTGTGGTTTGGTTATCAATGTATGCTCTTTCAACTTGATTAGGTCAATATCTATTTCTGCCTTGATTCTGTATAAATATATCCTTATGCTTTGCCTGAAGGATTTTGTAACTCAACTAGATTTTGTCTATGCTACATAAACTAAATCAAAACTGTGACTTCTTCAAAATGAGTATTTTGATCTTATTGCCAATATCAGGTTCAGGCATGTGTTTTTGTGATTCTTTAGCACACTTCCTCCTTGATTCATTTTTGTTTGcctgatttaatttatagtttaaaatagaagttttattatttctagCTCAGAAATTTATCTTCGCATAAGATGCTCGAGAGTAGCAGTGTCAAATTTTCAAACTCGTAGCCAAAATCACCattaatttccataattttgcGAAAAGAATTTAACGaatatttttcattgttttattttttaattatatatgtatattatatattttcagaTTAACTGCATTTTAGTAATTACATTTTAGTCAAATTGCACATTAGGTCTTCTATTTCAAATATTCGACAGCCAGGTTtgcaatttatattttatttcatgttaGTCTAATTTCTAAATTCACTAacataaaagtttaaaaatagagataattgacttttttttcaatttacaaatttataaggaaaaaaaaaaaaaaaaaaaaaaaggaagaagattaATAAGAGGTTTGAATCCGATCGGCTCCTACCACGCCACACCATTTCAACCATCATTTTGGACATGGTTGGATGGGGGCTCCAGATCAAAgatgatttttcaatttttaagctTTGAACCAGtaaatttaagaattaatttgaaaatataattaatataaaataaattgtaaattaaaaatccaatataGAACATTTTAAATTCGAAGATTCAATGTATAATATAGTCAATTTGAAATTATCTTTCTAACATTTCTAAAATGTTAAATGAGTCAAGTTTAATAGTATAGTTATGCTCTTCACATCCACATATCCACGAAGTTGTAGATTTGAGATACTATGACCCTCCCTCTCCTTTAATTAAAATGGttgtaaagattaaaaaaaatatttctaatatatcataaaaataaaataaaataaaaatattagtgtcGTATTTAACTATTGAAGTTTCGTTAGTCCTACATATATAATAAGGCTCTAACAGCACACTCTTATATATCTTacacattataaattttatcatttataattattGTATAAAGTTTGTTGTTGTAAAACATttgaggaaaaaaggaaaaaaaaaaactttcatttacattttcataaaattacaCCCCCATATTTTCTTCTAGTTCTTGTTTCCAAAGCAATCTAAAAAATAACCAAGTTAAAAGTATTCCAAGGATTCTTTaaatgtattatatttttttatttttaaaaagtcaacccataaaaaaagagcgatttttattttgattttttgatataaataattaatttagctttttaaatatcaaaagtaaaaatttactattttttattattatattgatttaatttaatataacacATGTTCCcatatcactaatataatatttaaaaataatttatataaaaagaaagaggagttataatatttttcatgctAGATGCTAGACATTCAATGACGATGAAATGGTTAGTTTATCGTTCATACAAGTTATGATTGAAATTCGTTTTTCTAAGAGGTTTTTGCAGAAAATGAAATCCTAAATTGCAATTGTGACTGATATTTGCAAGAGAATCAGCCATTTTATTACACTCTATATAGCTCTATTGaataacaaaattacaaatttgaacaaaaactTCTTCACCACGATCAACGAACCCAACGCAAGGATAATGAGGATCAATCACTCCAATAATTCATTCAGGGACACCACTATATTTGAATCTATCCCCACAATCACtttatcaccaaaaacaaaaaaagaaaaaagccccACAATCACTTTTTAAACCCATATGCTTTACAACTTTTAACCCCATCTGCTTTACAACTTTCATTTGTATTAGCTTAACCCAACCCTTCTTGGAAACTTTCCAATGAAGCCAATTAACATGTTATTACTTTTCTTCCTTCCCATATCAAACATATTAACAACACTCAGCGTTATTACTTCTCACAATCTCCACATTATTACTTGGCCAGACAAAACTATCATAAAAAGACTTTCTTGCATCTTCATCTCCAGATAATCAATATTGTATAGCACTTGAGCCAGAATTAAATTCGACTTTGACTTTTCCTTCCTCCGCAAGAAAGGTACCAAGTAAGCATTTGGTGGGTCTTTATTTTAatcttacaaaaatattttaaaataataataataacaactttcCAGAatgattacttttattattatttattcatatttcttttttggtgatGTGGAGTTCATTTCAAATTAAAGATCATTTCAAAGCTTTGGATGGAGTTCATGTAGAAGGTGAAGGTACTATAGAATAAACCTTTATAGTAAATTCTCTAGATTGAATATTCAgtcttagaaaagaaaattagaagaTAAATTCATTACCTGAAAGGTATCCTTTCCCACAAAATCATAGACAACATCAACCCCATTTCCTGATGTTACCTCATTCACACAggcaacaaatgaaagatttggagaaattttaaacatttgaaaaaatttataaaacccttataaaaattaattgcaagatttcaatttcttatattttctgAAGAAAACCAACTTATATACTTTCTTTGAAATTATAGAGTTCATAATCacgaaaaaaattagataaaaattatttagaaaaaaagtttgatgaaattttaaacaattaagaaaattttaaaaacatatataattttaaaagttcaaattcttatatttgtttaagaaaaccatttttaatagtttatttgAAACATTGGAGTTTTTCAATCTCCACAAAAATGTATAAATGGTCTAAAAGAAAGATTTAAAGAAATTTTCTACACatgggaaaatttgaaaaacctctgtaaaagttaatttcaaaattctaaattcttatatttgttcaagaaaaccaatctaaatattttatttgaaactatGGAGtttataattaccaaaaaaaaaaaaagaaaaagaaaaaaatgatttaaattaagattgatgaattttaaacatttggaaaaattttaaaaacctctataaaagttaatttcaagagtgaaaattattaatattttatttgaaactttGGAATCCTTaatctccccaaaaaaaaaaaagtttaaaaatgatCTAAAGAAAAGATTTagagaaattttaaatatttggggaaatttgaaaaacctttatgaaatttaatttaaagagtccaattcttatatttgttcaagaaaataatttgaataCATTATTTCAAGCTatggagttaaaaaaaaaaaaggggggggtaaaaataatttaggaaaaaaatttggagaaattttaaacatttagggaaattttgaaaatctttgtaaaagttaatttttacaatcccaaattttgtatttgttgaagaaaatcaatttgaatACTTTATTTGAAACTATGAAGTTCATaatcaccaaaaaaatttatataaaaatgatttaaaataaagatatgatgaaattttaaatattttgaaaatttttaaatacctatataaaagttaatttcGAAGgttcaaataattatatttgtttaagaaaaccatttttaatacgttatttgaaattttggaattCTTATTCTCCGTAAAAAAGTCTAAAAATGAGATGTGTAATATAgatttaaagaaattttaaacatttgagaaaatttgaaaaatatttataaaagtttattttgaaGATTCCAAATTATTATATCTgttcaagaaaaataatttgaatattttatatgaaacttTGGAGTTCataatcacccaaaaaaaaaaaaaaaaaaagaagcaaggataaaaataatttagaataaagatgtgacaaaattttaaacatttggaaaaaatttaaaagcctatgtttaagttaattttaaaagttcaaattattatatttaataatttgtttaaggaaaccatttttaatactttatttaaaattttgaaattcttaatCTCACAAAgatgtataaaaattatatataaaaaaatatttaaagaaatttaaaaaatttggagaactttaaaaaacttttataaaagttaatttaaaAAGTCGAAATTATTAGAAAACccaatttgaatatattatttgaaactataacaaataatataatatatttggaaCTATAACAAATGaatattatatcatatttaaattatcatatatatatatatatatatatatatatttctcaccCTCgacaattatataaaaatcttatttatgttGATCCAAACAATATCtacatagacatatatatatatatatatatatatatatattacgtcTGACTGGTGTGTGTGACTggtgtgtgttttagttttgccCAAACAAAAAGACATTCTTCGTGATTCGCCAAATTGTTGTTGCAGCAATTAGGAAAATCATTCTTCTATCATGATTACTGAAATAGAGTACATGACTGAAATAGAGTACAtggcttaaaaataataataaataaataaattaaagagcatagaaatattaaaaaaaaaaaaggaaaaaaaaagaagtttcttCAATCAGACAATCAAATCCGTAAAATTGTAGTTTATTCTTCGTTTTTTAtcagaataaaataattattattattatttttttaatttaattgggCTTGGTCATGgatcatgatatatatatatatatatattgggttgaaaagataaaaactaAGCAGAACTGAGTAGGGATTGTGGACGAAACGTCATTGAAGGAACCAAATGACTGAAAAAGAACTATGTTTTGAATCTCTACAAAaaatttttggccaaaaaaaatatcaattggaAAGTGAACTAACACGTGGTCAGCTGACAGGAGACGAGTCAATGACACATCATCCATATGACAAGCTACACTTGGCATTGCAGACACGTGGACAATTTGAAATGCACAGCTAATATAGACACGTAGATCATATTATAAGTAGGCTTGAGACATGACTCCAAGAAAACATGACTCAAAATGCCCAACAATTTTGGTAGGAGATTGCCCTAGCTACCAACTAATTTAATTAGTAACTTAGTTTGCAATTATATAACCTAATCATGTTAGATTTTTTATGCGTTTGCGTCTTgtcttaaatttatttaccactAGGGCTTGAATCTTATTCACTCACTTCATAAGAAATCATACAACTAAGCAACAAAAATCTTTCTACACATAGCACTCAGAGAAAACGATCATACAGAAAAGAAAGCAGCCTACCTCCAAAATAGTACCAACTATGGACCTTGTAGGGGTGAAGCCAGGAATGTTAGGGTAGGAGATAGaaagttaaattattgtttatcaaaaattaatatttataatcaaactattaaaagaaataaaaataaaatgtttattttctttgaaaataaattaaataagcataaattaaattacttaattttattgaatataaataaaaatatgttggaagagaaagagcaaaaaagcaaagtttttatttgtcaatttGATGGCATAAAAACTCATATTCTCATactctataaaaattatttagtttagGATAAGAGATTATATAACATACATAATTAGTCatctaaattaaaataacaaaccaattttttatatttctatacaattaatttattattttaattgttttaatgataattaatagATAATTACAAACTCTatatagtaatatttaattgataaagaaagttaataaaatataagaaggccaatatatgtaaaatacaaaagtaaattgaaaatataataatatatatatatagcataaaaaaaaaattaaaaaggccAGAAGGGTATGGTCCCAAACCTAAGTTAATTAATCTATAGGAGTCATCGTTACCACAACCGCGCCCATGGCCTAATGGATAAGGCGTCTGACTTCTAATCAGGCGATTGTGGGTTCGAGTCCCACTGGGCGTGTTTTTCagtttccttttttaattttcaattttcacccTTATTCTGATGAGAATACGGACCACATGCCCAGATACGCAGCAAAGTGTCTCAATCGGAAAACAAGTGATAAattagagcttttttttttggtttttgggaactaaatatttgttttgatttttattttactttaatctgggacattaaatattttcagaaaaaaaaagggccattaaatcaaattaaaatatgccAAAACTTTGTTTTAAAAGATATATTCCATACACAACCTGCTCCTTTGTCATGTCTGTAAAACTTTCAATCTATGTATCAAATACAAAATCCATAATCATTAATAACTACGTttcagaaaaaaacaataatacatGTATTCATTATAAGTACAACTAACACATGCCTCCATTGAAGAtacaacataataatatttgattaaaattaatagtaataataattgtaatgaGGAAAGAGTCTGCTAAAGACACGAATTGTCATATTTCTCGTCCAGACATGAATAAACCATCAAAGTGCCTCAGGGAAACGCAATTCTGCAGGACCAGGACCCAAAATTCCTTTTTGTTCACTAATCTTGCCTAGCCCCACAGGCGGTTCCACATGCACGGTCTTTTCTTCGTCTCTCCAACCATTCCCCTGCCATTCTTTTGGCAACACCTAACCagcagaaaaataataaaatcaaccaACAGAGAAGACATTTATGAATCAAGCAAGCAAGAAAGATCCATTTCTTCAAAAAGAAGATAACGAAACAAGCAAGAACACAATATTGATAAGCTTTCCATCGTGATTGTTCGTTTGGACTTATCTTAAGATTCACTTCTGCCTGGGTTTAAACAAGTCAAATGCTTAGTTATGAACTCCAAGTTTTGTATAATCCACTAAGTAAGAAGATTGATAGCATGCTTCAGAACATGACAGCATAATTTGTAGTTTTTGTTAACATCAAAAGTACTTGCCTCATCATGACTGAAAGTTGTATCCTGTAATAATGGGGTCATAAGAGGAGGAGCAATATCTGGGTCAGGTTTTTGGAATATAAATGTGGTATACAGACCTGAAAgaagaaaataccaaaataaaaggaatctgtgaaaaaaaatcctaaatttgGATAGTTCCAAAATCTAAGATGATACAAAGAAAAGGCCATAAATGCATCACCTAGAATATCATATGATCTAGGAAGAAGTCTCCCTCTAGGATCAACCAGGTTGGGACCAGAATTAATTAGCATGCCTGCAAATTGCGCCCTTACAGCAACAATCAAATAAGTGAAAGgataatatatttcaaataatgtttgtataaatgaatataaacatTGAAGTACACTGAAAGCTGAAGTTTAAGAGGCTGTTTAGAAAACTCAATTTCTACTGAGACAATTTGTGACGAATTTGTGAAGAGAGAAGAATTAACAAACCTATTATCGTCATAAAACTCAGTTAAGTTTTGAATTTCCACATACTCAAGACCAGCTTCTCGGGCCAACCTGAGTCAGCGAATTATAGAGGCTTATAATTAGGCCATATAGAAAGTCAACAtctaacacaaaacaaaagtaGGACAACAAAGTTTTGAGTATGTcaatgttactattattatgaaTATGTGTGTCCACACAATTATAGACAAAAGGGAATTAATTACTTCAGTTTTATGCTGGCCTCCAGATTCTCTAAATTGTAGCATTTATTATGAGGTTACATATAATAATCCATCCAAAATCCCTAACTTTAAACTTGGCTACCCAGCATTTTCCATGACAGCAGGATAATTATTATTGCGataaatatcaaaatgaaaatattacaaCAAGCCACCTTAAACTAAGAAAGGAAACAACAGCACGCAAGCCTTCAATTTGGGGTGTCCACCTTCACACCAGAAGTGGTATGGACAAGACACTAGCCATTACAGCAACCTAAGATCAGCCTTCAATTCTTTCCTAACTAGCTCATAAGTTAGAAATAAACCTGATGAAGCTTGGGAAATGAACCAAGCAACGTGTCTCAGCAGAGTtatcatttgtgaattttagcTGGTATTTCTTTCCAAATAATGGGAACCTGGAATATGAACACATTTGATTAGAATGAATTAATGTCTCACCTTCAGAATAGAGTAATAAATAAACCATGCTAAGTATCTCAAATTCATATGTACTTTTCTTCCTCAACTTCAAAAGTGATCATGTAGCTTTCTGATCGAATGCAATTGGGCACAATGTTAGGCTTCATGCCACTACTCCTGTTGTGGTAggcttccacattcttttgGTACTTTGCCCTGTGCCAAAACATAGCATTGATCACACTgaccaaattaaaataattctcaAATCAGGAATAAAAGAGATTTGGCTCCACAAAAGTATTTCTATAGATGGTAACAATTAAAAGGAAGAAATGCATCCAGTCActgcataaaaaaatatgagtttctttcaagaaaaaatttcattttgtttatttatgctATATCAgtacttaaaataaaattagaaacaaTGATAACactaataagaaaagaaaaagaacacagTGCAGCACTGGTGCATGAGAGTACAACATAATGCTTCACATGAAAGATTAATTAACAAGTAGAACAACAACTTTTTATCATCTCTTGCCGCGATATAACAAGTTTTAATAGTCCCAGCAAGTAGTTCAGtttaatactcaacatggatttCACTAGCAGGATAACTTGATGCGATAGTCAACTCATAacacatatattatttaatacaataaaGTAATACAAAGTAAAAACTGAAACCAAGACAATGTAGCagggatgaaaataaaaataaaaattctaaactGACAGTTTTGACAATCCTAATTTCATACCATATTGTAGATGAGTCAGGAGTAATACCGAAAAAATAACCCCCAGGTTTCAACAATAATGACACATTCTGAAGAAGTCTCCTTGCTCTCTCCTCAGTTTGGAAACATAGCTGCAAGTGAAATGCTTTTCAGATTTGGAAGCTACAATACATTAAATTCAATGACAAAACAGAGATACGGTTGAACCTGCAAGTCTTGTAAGCAGCAAACTAAATCAGCCATATTGCTCTTCTCCTGCAAATGCATTTCTATATCTTCCTGCCAAAGAAATAGATGTCAATAAAGGGGAAATCAGAGGATAAACAACCATCTAAATCAGCTGAAAGCAACTGAAAATCTCTAGTACATATTTCCGTACATAAGTAATATTCATATAACTTAGCATGCATGCCAGTCAACCAGCATGGAATTAATAAATTCCTAAGAGGATACCAAGAATATCACACAAAATACAAGATAAACATTTCTTTACATATAAGCTTAAAGGGGAAAGAAGAGTAAATTATAAGTCTCTTGGGCTAACTCAAATGAAGACACCAATCATGAGATATGGTGGAAATCTATGATATCCGAAAACCTAATGAATGGCATCAGGTGCCTACATTAGCTGATATTCAATGATCACCtgaattaattgaaaattgtCTGTTGAAAACCAACATTTTACATCGTAAAGTTATTATTCATTCAATAATTCAAATCCAAATAACGAATTATGTCCTGGAGGATTTTGAATGTTTATcatcaagaaaataaaaattgagaattAAAATCAATTGTTTGAGAAATTTACTTTTCTGTAAAacagaaagtagagaaaaataCACAGAAGTCAGCAACTAATAGATCACATAGTTTATATAGCAACAACTCAAAATGACAACAGGAGAAATTCTCACTCTTTACTTCCTTATGTCCCCGGCCTACTAACTCCCACACAAAAATCAATATTCttgaattatataatattcataGGATTTAATGCAAGTAACATAAAATCTTCTTCATGAGTTTGATCCaagtaaaatatcaaataaaatgcaaataaaactttgaattaaaaatgaaaGGATCAACTACATTGCATAGAAATTTGAAACAATGAAAGAAAGACTTACCATGCAAGGGTCAACCTCAAAAAACTCAGCAGTGTAAGCCTTCCTCTGGCTCTCCCATGCTTCTTTTATCTGGTTTATTCCAGAAGATGAAGCAtctataacaacaacaacatcaacATCAACATCAACATCAAGCAACCCCAATTCACAACtccaaaacaacaacaaaaatcagTAAAGCattaaatatagaaaagaaactGTACCAATTCCAATGTAgtgaccaatttgagcttcaTCCCACTTCTCTGCGTCCACTCCTCCTCCACAATACAAATCACATACCTTCACAAATACCACCACAAACCCATTTCAGCAAATACTctaatctatctatatatatatatatatatatacacgatatatatacatatagagagagagagagagagagagatagagagaagaGGGACAGGGACCGTGGCGTAGGGGTGAACGAAGATCTTGATAAGGGCAGACTTAGCAAACTCGTAGAGACGATGATGAGTTGACTCGGTTCGCGAACCACCCGCGAACTGACTCATCTGAGTTGCCCCACCAATAACTCGGTGAACGCTTTCAAACACCTCTTTGCCCAATACGAAAACAAAACTGGCCGTTATGGGGAAGaaccgaagaagaagaagataaactCTGACAATCGACCCGACCCGAAACTCTTGAGAATATCATTTTAGCCTCCCATTAAACATGTTTTTCGCTTTTATCCccgaattataattttttttctttcttacatTGCCCCtaacttatttgtttttttatcacttttgatctaattataaaattttctcttcTATCTAATAAATTTCGTCAAATTAGcgtaaaaataaactaaaaataataacaaaaatttccTTTTAACATAAAAGGGACAATTTAATTTCCCActctttaattttatcattattttatttaaatttatatttttgaaaacattatttatttctttttaattttcacaaattattaaaaaaattaatatgttaattttatcaattttcaccaattaattttaataattaaagattaaattgtattttattaaattatataatataaatttttaacctTATTTATcgtttaattgttaaaattatttgtaaaaatcGACAAATTGGCATATTCGGATATATATCTAAAAagctataaaaaaattaattaatgataaaaaaaccattaaaaaattaatgataatttttcaaaatcgaAAAATCTTAATGgaataataagtaaattaaagAATGTAAATGAATTttgtccaaataataataataataataaaatggttaatTTTGAAATGGGATTTTGAGCCTATATTCGTATCCGCCGGTCCGTACAGGAATTGCAAAGCAAAGAGTTGCagaagcagagagagagagagagagatgagggGAGAGGAAACGTTGGTTGAAGCAGCGCTACGAGTTCTCAACACCGCCGACCCTTTCGAGAAAGCCCAACTCGGTGACTCAGTTGCCGCCCAATGGCTTCAAGGATCCATTACGCGCCCCTACGATTTGTCCATAGACCTCCCCGTGCCTGACCGCCCCGCCAGGCTCTCCAACGTATTATAATTGCTTGTTTTTAATGCTAAATGCCTGCTTTTTGCTGTTCTCCACCTGTTTGATGAAATGTGGCAATGTACTTGTGCAGGTAAAGTTGGTGTCCCCGAGTCTCATGCCCAAGCTTGGCAAAGCTGGGAGCTTGCAAAGCAGACAGGCAATTGTTCATAGTCTGACGCACACTGAAAGTTGGGCTATTGACTTGTCTTgggtattgttttgtttttcaatttctcTTCTTGTTCTTCAGTTTCTTGTTTCTCTTGAGTGAGTTGAGAAACTATTGGCTGGTAggcatttatttgtttattaatgcACCTTGTATAATGTGTCACCACTGCACACAGCATTTCTTGAAAAAAACGATTTTTTGGAAATTCTGGGAAGGAGCCAATGTCTGGAATAGTCTTTGAGTAATGGCCTTGAAAATGTATTGCTCTATACTTTCTTTGCATTTGTGTTATCCCATTGAatgttttttgaataattttctatttatttccactttcaaaatcaaagaaaaaacccATTTTCTAGTATGAAACCAGCATGTTGAAATAGATAAACCTTAGGTTAGCCTTGTAACTTTGTTCATTTTTCACCATAGATGAATCACTTGTTTGTATGTCACTTGATAGCTCCCATTTTGTTGCTTTTATCTGTTCTTTCTTGAGTACCACTCATTTCTTATTCTATAACTATCTTGCATTGCCTTTTTTTAGCtatcgtataaaaattttaatttcttgtagGATATTATTGCTCGTTTTGGTAAGCAAGAAGCGATGCCAAGAGAGTTTTTCACCGACTTTGTTAAGGTGGCTCAGGATGAAGGCCGTCACTTTACCCTCCTTGCAGCAAGGCTTGAGGCGCTGGGCTCTTCTTATGGAGCTTTACCGGCTCATGATGGACTTTGGGACTCCGCTACTGCCACTTCTAAGGATTTGCTGGCACGTCTAGCAGTTGAGCATTGTGTCCATGAGGTGTGCTTTATCATTACAAACATTCTTCCTTTATCATACAACGAAGTCAACCTGGTGAATGTTGTAGTCTTTAATTTGtgcatatttgaataaattccTAAAGTAACACTAAATGCTGGCAGAGTTCAGACTTCTGAGATGGTATTTAACTGTCTACTCGATGCAATTAATGGATCTTCGCATCTAATGGTTTAGAATGCAATCTAAGACTGCCTATAATCTGAACCTTCAGTTTAGGCGCTTTAGGAGTAATCTAAAATgggcaaaaaaaagaagaaaaagattttaCATGCTGTCTAATATTAGCAACCAACATAGTGAAGCTTTTGAAACTCTATCCAAATCATGAAGGACTAATTCTTTAAGCCGCATGTAGATGCCCGTTCCTCTTGCGCATGCCAATGCTCTTGTTTTACACACACATgtacatattcatataaatttaCATGAATATGTAAACATGTATTTAtggatatatatttgtatgtatgtgtaaatt
Proteins encoded:
- the LOC107413076 gene encoding mRNA cap guanine-N7 methyltransferase 2 isoform X1, whose product is MSQFAGGSRTESTHHRLYEFAKSALIKIFVHPYATVCDLYCGGGVDAEKWDEAQIGHYIGIDASSSGINQIKEAWESQRKAYTAEFFEVDPCMEDIEMHLQEKSNMADLVCCLQDLQLCFQTEERARRLLQNVSLLLKPGGYFFGITPDSSTIWAKYQKNVEAYHNRSSGMKPNIVPNCIRSESYMITFEVEEEKFPLFGKKYQLKFTNDNSAETRCLVHFPSFIRLAREAGLEYVEIQNLTEFYDDNRAQFAGMLINSGPNLVDPRGRLLPRSYDILGLYTTFIFQKPDPDIAPPLMTPLLQDTTFSHDEVLPKEWQGNGWRDEEKTVHVEPPVGLGKISEQKGILGPGPAELRFPEAL
- the LOC107413076 gene encoding mRNA cap guanine-N7 methyltransferase 2 isoform X2; amino-acid sequence: MSQFAGGSRTESTHHRLYEFAKSALIKIFVHPYATVCDLYCGGGVDAEKWDEAQIGHYIGIDASSSGINQIKEAWESQRKAYTAEFFEVDPCMEDIEMHLQEKSNMADLVCCLQDLQLCFQTEERARRLLQNVSLLLKPGGYFFGITPDSSTIWAKYQKNVEAYHNRSSGMKPNIVPNCIRSESYMITFEVEEEKFPLFGKKYQLKFTNDNSAETRCLVHFPSFIRLAREAGLEYVEIQNLTEFYDDNRAQFAGMLINSGPNLVDPRGRLLPRSYDILGYNFQS
- the LOC107413079 gene encoding uncharacterized protein LOC107413079 — translated: MRGEETLVEAALRVLNTADPFEKAQLGDSVAAQWLQGSITRPYDLSIDLPVPDRPARLSNVKLVSPSLMPKLGKAGSLQSRQAIVHSLTHTESWAIDLSWDIIARFGKQEAMPREFFTDFVKVAQDEGRHFTLLAARLEALGSSYGALPAHDGLWDSATATSKDLLARLAVEHCVHEARGLDVLPTTISRFRNGGDNETADLLENVVYPEEITHCAAGVRWFKYLCLRSRNPATDQDRLASQKGAEESESEIGENEEVIKKFHAVVRKHFRGALKPPFNEEARKAAGFGPQWYQPLSIK